One stretch of Pseudoxanthomonas sp. Root65 DNA includes these proteins:
- the gspE gene encoding type II secretion system ATPase GspE, whose amino-acid sequence MNAAVSDPMLSDDERIVAALLARGRLKEADLARARRLQEEAGGGLLALLSRLGLVSERDHAETAADVLGLPLVVAKDAPDVPPESVVLSLRFLKQFHVCPVGEGEGHVDLLMADPQDHYALDAVRLATGRAVRPRVALRSEISDLIERYYGQGRSAMGAIVENADGETTADLDDVEHLRDLASEAPVIRLVNLVIQRAVELRASDIHIEPFENRLKVRYRIDGVLEEGESPPANLTAAVISRVKIMAKLNIAERRLPQDGRIMLRVQGKELDLRVSTVPTAHGESVVMRLLDRETVVFDFKKLGFTDAFLPQFQKVLEQPHGILLVTGPTGSGKTTTLYTALSKLNTPDVKIITVEDPVEYQIEGINQIQAKPQIGLDFAHALRSIVRQDPDIIMIGEMRDLETARIAIQSALTGHLVLSTLHTNNAAGGITRMLDMGVEDYLMTSTINGILAQRLVRRLEPTHAEKYAASPEEIEKFHLRRFQPQGEIFLYRPRGSAIAPTGYLGRTTIVEFLVMNDEVRRAIMRHAGMGEIEQLARDAGMRTMYEDGIIKALSGETTIEEVLRVTEEG is encoded by the coding sequence GTGAACGCAGCCGTATCCGACCCCATGCTGTCCGACGACGAACGCATCGTCGCCGCCTTGCTGGCCCGCGGGCGGTTGAAAGAGGCCGACCTGGCGCGGGCGCGGCGGTTGCAGGAAGAAGCCGGCGGGGGCCTGCTGGCGCTGCTCTCTCGCCTGGGCCTGGTGTCCGAACGCGACCACGCCGAAACCGCGGCCGACGTGCTGGGGCTGCCGTTGGTGGTGGCCAAGGACGCGCCCGATGTGCCGCCGGAATCGGTGGTGCTGTCGCTGCGCTTCCTCAAGCAGTTCCATGTCTGCCCGGTGGGCGAGGGCGAGGGCCACGTCGACCTGCTGATGGCCGATCCTCAGGACCACTACGCACTCGACGCCGTGCGATTGGCGACCGGGCGCGCGGTGCGGCCGCGGGTGGCGCTGCGGTCGGAGATCAGCGACCTGATCGAGCGCTATTACGGACAGGGCCGCAGTGCGATGGGCGCCATCGTCGAGAATGCCGATGGCGAGACCACCGCCGATCTCGACGATGTCGAACACCTGCGCGACCTGGCCTCGGAGGCGCCGGTCATCCGCCTGGTCAACCTGGTGATCCAGCGGGCGGTCGAACTGCGCGCGTCGGACATCCACATCGAGCCGTTCGAGAATCGGCTGAAGGTGCGCTACCGCATCGACGGCGTGCTGGAGGAAGGCGAAAGCCCGCCGGCCAACCTCACCGCCGCCGTGATCAGTCGCGTGAAGATCATGGCCAAGCTCAATATCGCCGAGCGCCGCCTGCCGCAGGACGGGCGCATCATGTTGCGCGTTCAGGGCAAGGAGCTGGATCTGCGCGTCAGCACCGTCCCCACCGCCCACGGCGAAAGCGTGGTGATGCGCCTGCTCGACCGCGAAACCGTGGTGTTCGATTTCAAGAAGCTGGGCTTCACCGATGCCTTCCTGCCGCAGTTCCAGAAAGTGCTGGAGCAGCCGCATGGCATCCTGCTGGTCACCGGCCCCACCGGGTCGGGCAAGACCACCACGCTGTACACCGCGCTGAGCAAGCTCAACACGCCGGACGTCAAGATCATCACCGTCGAGGATCCGGTCGAGTACCAGATCGAAGGCATCAACCAGATCCAGGCCAAGCCGCAGATCGGGCTCGACTTCGCCCATGCGCTGCGCAGCATCGTGCGGCAGGATCCGGACATCATCATGATCGGCGAAATGCGCGATCTGGAAACGGCGCGCATCGCCATCCAGTCGGCGCTGACCGGCCACCTGGTGCTGTCCACGCTGCACACCAACAACGCGGCCGGCGGCATCACCCGCATGCTCGACATGGGGGTGGAGGATTACCTGATGACCTCCACCATCAACGGCATCCTCGCCCAGCGCCTGGTGCGCCGGCTGGAGCCGACGCATGCGGAGAAGTACGCCGCGTCGCCGGAGGAAATCGAGAAGTTCCACCTGCGCCGCTTCCAGCCGCAGGGCGAGATCTTCCTGTACCGCCCGCGCGGCTCGGCCATCGCGCCGACGGGTTACCTGGGCCGCACGACCATCGTCGAGTTCCTGGTGATGAACGACGAGGTCCGCCGCGCGATCATGCGGCACGCCGGCATGGGCGAGATCGAGCAGCTCGCGCGCGACGCCGGCATGCGCACCATGTACGAGGACGGCATCATCAAGGCGCTGTCCGGCGAAACGACCATCGAGGAAGTGCTGCGCGTGACCGAGGAGGGCTGA
- a CDS encoding ESPR-type extended signal peptide-containing protein, whose product MNRIYRKVWNPSLGMLVVASEFARRAHGVLSSGAPVRARLGVTLLATALLACVSSGAAFAHDKQKGKPQNDKPQIGTGPAFCVDARGNPIIDGRPGENAVSCGDGVDASGRHAVAVGYKSIANKAGATAVGGYAEAKGVNATAVGYDSSATAQGATALGSQSNATGANATAVGTQANATATGASAIGTGSSATGAYAGAFGSASSAAGTQSLAAGHTSTASGVATVAVGGFANASGGFDTAVGYGSEASGGDSTALGSGSLATGYNSVAVGGSLLGFLPTEASGDFSTAVGGGAWAPGTNATAIGNLASASADNSVALGGDSVADREDTVSVGSAGSERQITNVAAGTEGTDAVNVDQLNAVAEASEDATRYFKANGEGDGSDDATATGDYATASGSAALAEGVGATATGSGAFALADGATATGSGATASGSNSVANGSSAEASGESSIAIGGSVDAFDADGNPITVNTVASGLGATAVGSGSLASGLGSSSFGVLSEASGEASSAFGYGSAASGAYASSFGHASGATGDYSVAVGGPADLIPGFGFLVYTQASGFSAAAFGAGAIAAGDYSLAAGSLAEASGLESTAAGFFSYAPGDYATALGAESWASGDNSTAVGFYSTALGDNSVALGANSTADRDNTVSVGDVGSERQVTNVAAGTEGTDAVNVDQLNAVAEASENATRYFKANGANDGTDDAVANGDYATASGSAARAEGVGATATGSGAFALANGATATGFNATATGANSVANGAGAQATGAGSVAVGGQRQLFDENGDPVLDEDGNPVYASTEATADDATAVGVGAVASEVGASAVGAGANASGAYSSALGTEASASGTQATAVGFRSDASDDAASAIGSYSSASNFGASAFGYGAEASGNSATALGFGAVASNFDSTALGSNSIASGDNSVAVGGAFFGFIPTEASGDYSVAVGGGAFTPGFNAVALGNLATAEADNSVAIGGDSVADREDSVSVGSAGSERQITNVAAGTEDTDAVNLGQLNDVAEASENATRYFKANGEGDGTDDAVASGDYATASGSAALAEGVGATATGSGAFALANGATATGFNASATGANSVANGAGAQAVGAGSVAVGGQRQLFDENGDPLLDEDGNPVYASTEATADDATALGAGAIAGEVGASAIGAGANASGAYATALGTEASASETQSTAVGFRSSADGLASTTVGGYSSAAGDFASAFGYGAAAGGSGATAVGEGASAGGDESTAVGGTTFFGLINTRASGTGGSAFGNGAWATGEYSTALGHNSYADGDDSVAIGVNSVAEASNSVAIGANSWNDRADTVSVGDVGAERQITNVAAGTEGTDAVNLDQLNAVAEASGNATRYFKANGAGDGSDDATATGDYATASGSAALAEGTGATATGSGAFALADAATATGFNATASGANSVASGAGAQAAGAGAVAIGGQRQLFDEDGNPLLDEDGNPVYASTEATADDATAVGAGAVASDTGATATGAGASASGAYATATGTESAASGLQATATGFRSDASGDGSAAIGSYSNASAFAASAFGYGAEASQESATALGFGAVASNYDATALGSNAVASGDNSVAVGGAFFGFLPTEASGDYSVAVGGGAYTPGVNAVALGNLATAEADNSVAIGGDSVADREDTVSVGSAGSERQITNVAAGTQATDAVNMSQLSFVASALGGGAGFSGGVFIAPSYTIQGTSYNNVGAAFTAVDAKLNELYGMYSGSGSGATASASAAPPTQASQGQVAGGTAAAPSDGGNASSPTRGTATTTDAAGSGAVASSQPAVAAPTDTTAAADVPAAAASYADAGDANTLSSAQSYTDQSSASTLASAKAYADFQVKALEDDFNAFRGDVDRRFSEQDRRLDRMGAMSSAMLNMAINAAGSRSPRGRVAVGAGWQNGENALSVGYSKPIGERASFSIGGAFSGDEKSAGVGFGIDL is encoded by the coding sequence GCCTCCGGCCGCCATGCGGTCGCCGTGGGCTACAAGAGCATCGCCAACAAGGCCGGCGCCACCGCCGTCGGCGGTTACGCCGAGGCCAAAGGCGTGAACGCAACGGCCGTGGGCTACGACAGCAGCGCGACCGCGCAGGGCGCGACGGCGCTGGGTAGCCAGAGCAACGCGACCGGCGCGAATGCCACCGCCGTCGGCACGCAGGCCAACGCGACCGCAACGGGCGCGAGCGCCATCGGCACGGGCAGCAGCGCCACGGGCGCCTATGCCGGCGCGTTCGGAAGTGCGTCGTCGGCAGCGGGCACGCAGTCGCTGGCCGCCGGCCACACGAGTACGGCGAGCGGCGTCGCGACGGTGGCGGTCGGCGGATTCGCCAATGCCTCGGGCGGTTTCGACACGGCGGTCGGCTATGGTTCCGAAGCCAGCGGCGGCGACAGCACCGCGCTCGGCTCCGGCTCCCTCGCCACCGGCTACAACAGCGTGGCGGTGGGTGGATCGCTGCTCGGCTTCCTGCCGACCGAAGCGTCGGGCGATTTCTCGACCGCGGTGGGCGGCGGCGCGTGGGCGCCGGGCACGAACGCGACGGCCATCGGCAACCTGGCCTCGGCCAGCGCCGACAACAGCGTGGCGCTCGGCGGCGATTCCGTTGCCGACCGCGAGGACACCGTATCGGTCGGCAGCGCCGGCAGTGAGCGGCAGATCACCAACGTCGCGGCGGGCACGGAAGGCACCGATGCGGTGAACGTCGACCAGCTCAACGCCGTCGCCGAAGCGTCCGAAGACGCTACCCGCTACTTCAAGGCGAACGGCGAAGGCGATGGCAGCGACGATGCGACCGCGACCGGCGACTACGCGACCGCCTCCGGCTCCGCCGCGCTGGCAGAGGGTGTCGGCGCGACCGCGACCGGCTCCGGTGCCTTCGCACTGGCCGACGGTGCGACGGCCACGGGCTCTGGCGCCACGGCGAGCGGCAGCAACAGCGTGGCCAACGGCAGCAGTGCCGAAGCCAGCGGGGAATCCAGCATCGCCATCGGCGGCTCGGTGGATGCCTTCGATGCCGATGGAAATCCGATCACCGTCAACACCGTGGCCTCCGGCCTGGGTGCCACGGCCGTCGGCTCGGGCAGCCTGGCGTCGGGACTCGGCAGTTCGTCATTCGGTGTGCTCAGCGAAGCGAGTGGCGAAGCCAGTTCCGCCTTCGGTTATGGCAGCGCGGCGAGCGGTGCCTATGCCTCCAGCTTCGGCCATGCCAGCGGCGCCACCGGCGACTACAGCGTGGCCGTCGGCGGACCGGCGGACCTGATCCCCGGTTTCGGCTTCCTGGTCTACACCCAGGCCAGCGGCTTCAGTGCCGCGGCGTTCGGTGCTGGCGCGATCGCGGCCGGCGACTACAGCCTGGCGGCCGGCAGCCTGGCCGAAGCCTCCGGACTGGAAAGCACGGCGGCGGGCTTCTTCTCCTATGCGCCGGGCGACTATGCCACCGCGCTGGGCGCGGAATCCTGGGCCAGCGGCGACAACAGCACGGCGGTCGGCTTCTACAGCACGGCGCTGGGCGACAACAGCGTGGCACTCGGCGCCAACTCGACGGCGGACCGCGACAACACGGTTTCCGTGGGTGACGTGGGCAGCGAACGGCAGGTCACCAACGTGGCGGCGGGCACGGAAGGCACCGATGCGGTGAACGTCGACCAGCTCAACGCCGTGGCGGAAGCTTCGGAGAACGCGACGCGCTACTTCAAGGCCAACGGCGCCAATGACGGCACCGATGACGCAGTTGCGAATGGCGACTACGCCACGGCCTCCGGCTCGGCCGCGCGGGCCGAAGGCGTCGGCGCGACCGCGACCGGCTCCGGTGCTTTTGCACTGGCGAACGGCGCGACGGCGACCGGCTTCAACGCCACCGCCACCGGTGCGAACAGCGTCGCCAATGGTGCCGGTGCGCAGGCCACCGGCGCAGGCTCGGTGGCCGTCGGCGGCCAGCGTCAGCTGTTCGACGAGAACGGCGATCCCGTGCTCGATGAAGACGGAAATCCGGTGTATGCCAGCACCGAAGCCACGGCAGACGATGCCACGGCGGTGGGCGTAGGCGCGGTCGCCAGCGAGGTCGGTGCGAGCGCGGTAGGCGCGGGTGCGAATGCCTCCGGTGCCTATTCCTCCGCGCTCGGCACCGAGGCCAGCGCATCGGGCACACAGGCCACGGCCGTCGGCTTCCGCAGCGATGCGTCGGATGACGCTGCCTCCGCCATCGGCAGCTACAGCAGTGCGTCCAACTTCGGTGCCTCGGCCTTCGGCTACGGCGCCGAGGCCAGCGGCAACAGCGCCACGGCACTGGGTTTCGGCGCGGTGGCGAGCAACTTCGACTCCACCGCGCTGGGTTCCAACTCCATCGCCAGCGGCGACAACAGTGTGGCCGTCGGTGGTGCGTTCTTCGGCTTCATTCCGACCGAGGCCTCGGGCGACTACTCCGTTGCCGTCGGTGGTGGCGCTTTCACGCCCGGCTTCAATGCGGTCGCGCTGGGCAACCTCGCGACGGCCGAAGCCGACAACAGTGTCGCCATCGGTGGTGATTCGGTTGCGGATCGCGAGGACAGCGTATCGGTCGGCAGTGCCGGCAGCGAGCGGCAGATCACCAACGTGGCGGCGGGTACCGAGGACACCGATGCGGTGAACCTGGGCCAGTTGAACGACGTTGCGGAAGCATCGGAAAACGCCACCCGCTACTTCAAGGCGAACGGCGAAGGCGACGGTACGGACGATGCGGTGGCCAGCGGCGACTACGCAACGGCGTCGGGCTCTGCCGCACTCGCCGAGGGTGTCGGCGCGACCGCGACCGGCTCCGGCGCCTTCGCACTGGCGAACGGCGCAACGGCGACCGGCTTCAATGCCAGCGCCACCGGCGCGAACAGCGTCGCCAACGGTGCCGGTGCGCAAGCGGTTGGCGCAGGCTCGGTGGCCGTCGGCGGCCAGCGTCAGTTGTTCGACGAGAACGGCGATCCGCTGCTCGACGAAGACGGCAATCCCGTCTATGCCAGCACGGAAGCGACGGCCGACGACGCCACCGCCCTCGGCGCAGGCGCCATCGCCGGCGAGGTCGGCGCCAGTGCAATCGGCGCGGGCGCGAATGCATCCGGTGCCTACGCCACCGCGCTGGGCACGGAAGCGTCGGCGTCCGAGACCCAGTCCACCGCCGTCGGCTTCCGCAGCAGTGCCGACGGACTGGCCTCCACCACGGTGGGTGGTTACAGCAGCGCGGCAGGCGACTTCGCCTCGGCCTTCGGTTACGGCGCGGCGGCGGGTGGCAGCGGCGCGACCGCGGTGGGCGAAGGTGCGAGTGCGGGCGGCGATGAAAGCACGGCGGTCGGCGGCACCACCTTCTTCGGCCTCATCAACACGCGCGCCAGCGGCACCGGCGGTTCGGCGTTCGGCAATGGCGCCTGGGCCACCGGCGAATACAGCACCGCGCTGGGCCACAACAGCTACGCCGACGGCGACGACAGCGTGGCGATCGGTGTGAACTCGGTGGCGGAGGCGAGCAACAGCGTCGCGATCGGCGCCAACTCGTGGAACGATCGCGCCGACACCGTGTCGGTCGGCGATGTGGGTGCCGAACGCCAGATCACCAACGTGGCGGCCGGCACCGAAGGCACGGATGCGGTGAATCTGGATCAGCTCAACGCCGTGGCCGAGGCCTCGGGGAACGCCACGCGCTACTTCAAGGCGAACGGCGCGGGCGATGGCAGCGACGATGCGACCGCGACCGGCGACTACGCGACCGCCTCCGGTTCGGCCGCACTGGCAGAGGGCACCGGCGCGACGGCGACCGGCTCCGGCGCGTTCGCACTGGCGGACGCTGCGACCGCCACCGGCTTCAACGCCACCGCGAGCGGCGCCAACAGCGTCGCCAGCGGTGCGGGCGCGCAGGCGGCCGGTGCAGGTGCCGTCGCGATAGGCGGGCAGCGGCAGCTGTTCGATGAGGACGGCAACCCGCTGCTGGATGAGGACGGCAATCCCGTCTACGCCAGTACGGAAGCGACGGCGGACGATGCGACGGCCGTGGGTGCGGGCGCCGTGGCCAGCGACACCGGCGCGACCGCGACCGGTGCGGGCGCCAGCGCGTCCGGTGCCTATGCCACTGCGACCGGCACGGAAAGTGCCGCGTCGGGCCTGCAGGCTACCGCCACCGGGTTCCGCAGCGATGCCTCGGGCGATGGCTCGGCCGCCATCGGCAGTTACAGCAATGCCTCCGCCTTCGCCGCATCCGCGTTCGGCTATGGCGCGGAGGCGTCGCAGGAGAGCGCCACCGCGCTGGGCTTCGGCGCCGTGGCGAGCAACTACGATGCCACCGCGCTGGGCTCGAACGCCGTCGCCAGCGGCGACAACAGCGTGGCGGTCGGCGGCGCGTTCTTCGGCTTCCTGCCCACCGAAGCGTCGGGTGACTACTCCGTCGCCGTGGGTGGCGGCGCGTACACGCCGGGGGTCAACGCGGTCGCATTGGGCAACCTGGCCACGGCCGAAGCCGACAACAGCGTGGCCATCGGTGGCGATTCCGTCGCCGATCGGGAGGACACCGTGTCGGTCGGCAGCGCCGGCAGCGAGCGGCAGATCACCAACGTCGCGGCCGGTACCCAGGCCACCGACGCGGTGAACATGTCGCAGCTGAGTTTCGTCGCCAGTGCGCTGGGCGGCGGCGCCGGCTTCTCCGGCGGCGTGTTCATCGCGCCGAGCTACACGATCCAGGGCACGTCGTACAACAACGTGGGCGCGGCGTTCACCGCCGTCGACGCCAAGCTCAACGAGTTGTACGGCATGTACAGCGGATCGGGTAGCGGCGCCACCGCATCCGCCAGTGCGGCACCGCCGACGCAGGCTAGCCAGGGCCAGGTCGCCGGCGGGACGGCCGCGGCGCCCAGCGACGGCGGCAACGCGTCGTCGCCGACCCGCGGCACGGCGACCACCACGGATGCCGCCGGCAGCGGCGCCGTGGCCAGTAGCCAGCCTGCGGTCGCGGCACCGACCGACACGACCGCGGCAGCGGACGTGCCGGCCGCGGCGGCGTCCTACGCCGATGCGGGCGACGCCAACACGCTCAGCAGCGCACAGTCCTATACCGATCAGTCCTCGGCGAGCACGCTGGCCAGTGCGAAGGCGTACGCCGACTTCCAGGTCAAGGCGCTGGAGGACGACTTCAACGCCTTCCGCGGCGATGTGGACCGTCGCTTCTCCGAGCAGGATCGTCGTCTCGACCGGATGGGCGCCATGAGCTCGGCGATGTTGAACATGGCGATCAATGCCGCCGGCAGCCGCAGTCCGCGCGGACGGGTCGCCGTGGGCGCGGGTTGGCAGAACGGCGAGAACGCCTTGTCGGTGGGCTACTCCAAGCCGATCGGCGAGCGTGCGTCGTTCAGCATCGGTGGCGCGTTCAGCGGCGACGAGAAGTCGGCTGGCGTGGGTTTCGGTATCGACCTGTAA